In Dethiobacter alkaliphilus AHT 1, the DNA window CTGGAATGCTCTGTTCCATTCGTCCTCCATGCGGTGGCAAGAAGCGCAAAGCTTGGCTAAGGGTTGGCGCAGGAGGTCCGGTTCACGGGTCATGTGGGCTTCGTGGCAGGACAGGCACTGGTTGAGTTCGTAAGGCATGTGGCCTACCGGGTCTTCGAATTTAAGCATGTCGTCGCGGTGACAGGACAGGCATAGTTTGTCTAAGGGTACCGTTAGTTGGGATGCCTCGAAGAGTCGGTGGGGTTGGTGACAGGATGTGCATTGTTTTTTTTCGACGGGTTCGTGGACAAAGTAGCCCGGCTTAGCTCTGTATTCGTAGTGGCAGATGAGGCAGGAATCGATGCTGGGGAGATAGGGTTTGCCAAAATGGGTATGGGGGTTGTGGCACTGGAGGCAGGAATCGTCGGTGAAGTCGATGTCGGCGTGGGCGGGAATGTCCCGTTTGTCCCAGTGGCAGGTGACGCAGAGTCCCCGGGAGCCCTGGGGTGGCAGTTGGGGTAATAGCCTGAAGGGGAGTAGGATGAAAAGCAGTATGAGAATCAGTAAGGCCAGGCTTAGACTGATTAACTTGCTCATCCCTTTGCCCCCCTTGTTTGCTGTTTAGCGAAGGTTACTTAGTGCTTCCTGGGCTTCTTCGTTGGTGTGGTCCAGCTGTAGGATTTTTTGCCACTGTTCTCTGGCGTTTTGGGTTTCTTCCATGGCGGTGTAGGTACGGGCCAGGAAGGTGCGGGCCCGGATCTCCAGTGGCCTTTCCAGGTCGCGGTTGCGCAGGAGGCGCTGTAGTTCATCTACTGCTTCCTCGTACTTTTCCTGCTCATGGTAAATGCCGCCTAACATTAGGCGGGCGCCGTGAAAGTTTCTTTGTTGGCGCAGGGCCTCAATTAGTTGGGACTCTGCGGCGGGTAAGTCCTTGCGGCGGTTGTAGATGACCGCCAGGTTGTAGTATGGTGCAGCTTTTGCTGGGTTTAGTTCGATGGTTTGTTGGTAGTGTTCCATGGCTTCATCTTCGCGGCCCATGGCTTCCAGGCTTTGGGCCAGCATGTAGTGGGTGGTGGCATCGTTGGGCCGGATTTCCGAGGCGTCCTGAAAGCGCAGGAAGGCTTGGTCGATTTGGCCTTCACTGTAGGCACGGATGCCGTGCTGTAGAAGAGCGTCGAAATTGGCTAATGGGAGAAAGAG includes these proteins:
- a CDS encoding tetratricopeptide repeat protein — translated: MAKPPLIKIIIPILIVLLLGSAWNIGSRLFLPLANFDALLQHGIRAYSEGQIDQAFLRFQDASEIRPNDATTHYMLAQSLEAMGREDEAMEHYQQTIELNPAKAAPYYNLAVIYNRRKDLPAAESQLIEALRQQRNFHGARLMLGGIYHEQEKYEEAVDELQRLLRNRDLERPLEIRARTFLARTYTAMEETQNAREQWQKILQLDHTNEEAQEALSNLR